AAGACTGACACCGACGCTGTCGGTCCTTTTTTGTCGTCCACCGATCGGTAGTGACAGGTTCCTGTCGCCGGGGACGGTCGTCGGTCGTCGCCGGGGCGCCGTAGTCGGCGAGTGCCGGTGCAGTCGCTGGCGGGTGTAGGGTCGTCGGAGGAGTCGTCGCGTCCGCAGAGAGTCAGTCGGCTTTCGGGGCGACGGCTTCGGTCTCACCTTCCGCGACCGATCCGGTGATGCCCTTCGCCAGTTTGAAAACGGCGGCTTTGTGGTCTGTCTTCGACTTGTGGATCGAAGTCGGTCGAACACCGAGTTCGTTGTACTCGGTCAGGTCGATGTCTTCGTCGTCTGTCCATGCCTCACACTGCTCGTGTACCTCGGCAAGCAGGCCGTGAAGGTGAATGAGCTCCTGCTTCTTCATGAGCAACAGAGCGTTGCGACTGAAGGGTTATATTACTATCTTGAGTGTCGTTAACACGCGTCTATTCACAACCGAGCGTCAGATCGACAATCCTACAGGGTCGTTCGTTCGGGACGCTACCGACCCGTCGCGGGGGAAGCCCGCCCCTACTGTCAGTTCGTCGTCAGTCGTAGTGACACGTGTCCGTTCGCGGACAGCCACCGGAGTCGTGAAGTTTTACTCCGGCGACCGACTGCCACCGGGTATGGACTACGACGACCAACTCGACAGAGCGATCTCGGAGACGCCCGACATCGAGGAGACGGGGTCCCGTTTCGAGGTGCCCGATCCCGAGATCCGGGCCGAGGGGAACGTCACGGTCTACGAGAACTTCCAGGCGACGGTGGACCGACTGGACCGCGACGAGCAACACGTGATGAAGTTCCTCCAGAACGAACTCGGGACGAGCGCACACATCGACGAGAGCGGCCGTGCCCGGTTCACCGGCGACTTCAAACAGTCCCGCGTCGCCGCGGCCATCGAGGAGTACACCGACGCTTTCGTCGTCTGCCCGGAGTGTGGCCTGCCGGACACGCGATTGCAGGACGAACAGGGGGCGACGGTGCTGAAGTGTACGGCCTGTGGTGCGCTGTCCCCGACCGGTAGGGAATGACCGGCCGGGACGCTCTCTCCCCGACCGGTAGCGAGTGACCGGTCGGGACGCGGCGACAGTCACCAGTGAGCGACTCAGTCGTCGTCTGCGGCCGCCTCGCTCACGCCGGCGGCGTCCGACTCGATGCTCGGCGGGTACTTCCCGCGATCCAACTTCAGGTCGCTGGCGGGCCGAGCCATGCACGTCAGCGCGTACTTCTCGGCTTCCTCCTCCGTGAGGCCCCGTTTCTTGACGATCTCCTGGTGGACCTCGCCCTCCAGAATCTCCGCAGAACAGGCGAGACACATCCCGACGCGACAGGAGTACTCCTGTGCGATCCCCTCCCGGATGCAGGCTTTGAGGATCGGCTCTTTGTCGGACACCTGGATCGTCTCGCCGGTGCCGACGAACTCGACGGTGTACTCGGTCATGCTTCGGCGTTCGGCGACTCCCGACAAAAAGCTTCTATTCGACTCCCGTCCTCCCGGGAAGGACGCAATCGGGGATAAAGAGTTTTGCCCCGTCGTCGGTCAGATAGGGCAATGACGACCCACGAGTACGACGCCGTTATCGTCGGCGCGGGAACCGCCGGCTGTTACGCCGGTGCGACGATGGCCCGCGAGGGACTCGACGTCGTCGTCGTCGAGCGAAAGACCGCCGAGGAGGCCGGTCACATCGCCTGCGGCGACGCGCTGAAGGGTGCCGACGCCTTCCCCGAGGCGATCCCGAAGTCCAAGATCGAGTCGGCGTTCACCAACACCGGCGTCGACCACGGCCGCTTCGAGATTCCCTCACACGACACCGTCTTGGAGATTCCGGTGCCCGGCGAACTCGCGGTCATCGACCGCCACGAGTACGGCCGGAAGATAATCGCCGGCGCGGAGGAGGTGGGCGTCGAGTTCCACTACGACACCGTCGTCCAGGACGTGACCCAGGAGGACGGCCGCGTGACCGGCGTGAAGGCGATCCGGAAGGGTGACCCCGTCGAGTACGACGCCGAGGTCACCATCGACGGCGCGGGCGCGCTGTCGATCCTGCAGGACAAGGCCGACCTCTCCGAGGCGACCTTCGACACGAACGTCTCCTACTCGCAGTTCTGTTCGGCCTACCGCGAGGTCGTCGAGGTCGAGGAACCGGTCGAGTGGTCCGACGCCCTCGTCTTCAAGCCGACCGAGCGCGCGGCGGGCTACCTCTGGTACTTCCCGCGCACCGAGACGGAGATCAACGCCGGTCTCGGCTTCCAGATGAACGAGGAACCGATGAAACTGGTCGACGACCTCAAACGCGACCTCCAGACGCGCCCCGAGTTCGAGGGCGCGGAGGTGAAGGACAAACTCGGCGCGGCCCTCCCGACGCGGCGACCCTACGACTCGGCGGTCGCCCCCGGCTTCATCGCGGCCGGCGACTCGGCGGGCCACGTCAACCCGACGACCGGCGGGGGCATCGCCGGGGCCGCCTACGCCGGCAAGTACGCGGGCGAGCAGGCCGTCCGGGCAATCGAACAGGACGACGTGAGCGAGGACGCCCTCTGGCACTACAACGAGCGCGTGATGGACCACTTCGGCGGCCGGTACGCCGGACTGGACGTCTACAACATCCTCTCGACCGCCGTCGACGTGGACGACCTGATGGGCCTGCTGGCGGCCCTGCCGGGCGAGAAACTGGCCGAGGCGCTCTACTCCGGGCAGACCTCGATGGGACCGAAACTGGTTCTGCAGACTGCCGTCGAGAGCTTCGGCTACTGGGACGTGATCTACAAGTTCTACCGGACCAAGCGCCTCGCAGAGCAGTTGATCGACCACTACGGCCGGTATCCGGACCGGCCCGAGTCGCTGTCGAACTGGCAACGAGAGCGCGACAGCCTGATGGACCGCATCTACGAGCAGACCGGCGCGGACGCGAAGTACTGACTGCGCCGGCCTGCGCCTGCGTCACTCTCTCTCTCGGCTGTCTCACCGGTCGCCGACCAGCAGCGCGACCAACCCGACCGAGATCAGCGTGAAGGCGACGAGCGACAGGCGTGGGATGGTCAGCAGGCCACCGAGCAGGGTGTACTGGATCGACGTACAGCCACCGCCGACGGAACAGGTCCCGCCGACAGACGGCGATATCTGGAGAATCGTGTGGTAGCCCGCGACGACGAGGCCGAACAGCGAGAGGGGGAGTGCCGTCCGGTAGACGGTCGCTCGCTCGTCGAGACTCGCCACGCCGAGGATCACGACCAACGGGTACATCAGGATGCGCTGGTACCAGCAGAGTTCACACGGGACGAGGCCGAGTCCGAGGCTGAAGTAGAGACTCCCGGCGGTCGCGACCGTCGCGACCAGTGTCGTCAGTGCGAGGAGGGTCCGGACCGGAACGGAGCGTCCGAGGACGCCGAGGCGGCCGTGGGTCGTGGACACGTACGACAAGAGGTGTCGTCGCGGGCTTCAACGTTCGGGTCTCGGAGTTGGTGAACTGGGGACGGAGACGAACGAGTTCGCTCTCGGCGGCGGCGATGGTCGGGGGGCGGTCAGTCGTCGTCGGCACCGGTCGTGCCCGCGGTCGGCGGCCCGGCGTCGGCCGGCCGGTCGGTGCCGCCGAGCAGGTTCCGGCGACTGTTGAGTGCGTGGAAGCCGGCCGAGATACCGAGGACGACCGTCACGAGTGCGGCGTAGGCGATGTCCGGCAGGAGCGTGAACGGTGCGATGTCGAGCCACGCAGCGACCACGAGCGCGAGACCGACCCCGGCTAGTCCGAGGTAGTAGTCGCTCCACGGGATGTCGTTCTTCGGGACGACTTCGAGGTACACGTCCAGTTCGCTGACCTTCTCGGTCAGCGTGACGACACCGCGATCACGGTTGTACTCCACGATACCGCAGTCGTCCAACTTCGGCAGGTGTGTCTGGTGGAGCGACGTGTACACCCGCTTGCGCTGTTTGTAGTTCAGTGCCTGAATCTCGACCCCGTTCTCCCACGCGGCGATCTGTTCGGCGAGGTCTCTG
This genomic window from Salinirubrum litoreum contains:
- a CDS encoding geranylgeranyl reductase family protein, with amino-acid sequence MTTHEYDAVIVGAGTAGCYAGATMAREGLDVVVVERKTAEEAGHIACGDALKGADAFPEAIPKSKIESAFTNTGVDHGRFEIPSHDTVLEIPVPGELAVIDRHEYGRKIIAGAEEVGVEFHYDTVVQDVTQEDGRVTGVKAIRKGDPVEYDAEVTIDGAGALSILQDKADLSEATFDTNVSYSQFCSAYREVVEVEEPVEWSDALVFKPTERAAGYLWYFPRTETEINAGLGFQMNEEPMKLVDDLKRDLQTRPEFEGAEVKDKLGAALPTRRPYDSAVAPGFIAAGDSAGHVNPTTGGGIAGAAYAGKYAGEQAVRAIEQDDVSEDALWHYNERVMDHFGGRYAGLDVYNILSTAVDVDDLMGLLAALPGEKLAEALYSGQTSMGPKLVLQTAVESFGYWDVIYKFYRTKRLAEQLIDHYGRYPDRPESLSNWQRERDSLMDRIYEQTGADAKY
- a CDS encoding disulfide bond formation protein B; this encodes MSTTHGRLGVLGRSVPVRTLLALTTLVATVATAGSLYFSLGLGLVPCELCWYQRILMYPLVVILGVASLDERATVYRTALPLSLFGLVVAGYHTILQISPSVGGTCSVGGGCTSIQYTLLGGLLTIPRLSLVAFTLISVGLVALLVGDR
- a CDS encoding 2Fe-2S iron-sulfur cluster-binding protein, with protein sequence MTEYTVEFVGTGETIQVSDKEPILKACIREGIAQEYSCRVGMCLACSAEILEGEVHQEIVKKRGLTEEEAEKYALTCMARPASDLKLDRGKYPPSIESDAAGVSEAAADDD
- a CDS encoding UPF0058 family protein, whose product is MKKQELIHLHGLLAEVHEQCEAWTDDEDIDLTEYNELGVRPTSIHKSKTDHKAAVFKLAKGITGSVAEGETEAVAPKAD
- a CDS encoding translation initiation factor IF-2 subunit beta, translated to MDYDDQLDRAISETPDIEETGSRFEVPDPEIRAEGNVTVYENFQATVDRLDRDEQHVMKFLQNELGTSAHIDESGRARFTGDFKQSRVAAAIEEYTDAFVVCPECGLPDTRLQDEQGATVLKCTACGALSPTGRE
- a CDS encoding DUF7344 domain-containing protein, encoding MSRTRPGESELSKDVIFSMLSNQRRRHVLHYLKRNDGPATIRDLAEQIAAWENGVEIQALNYKQRKRVYTSLHQTHLPKLDDCGIVEYNRDRGVVTLTEKVSELDVYLEVVPKNDIPWSDYYLGLAGVGLALVVAAWLDIAPFTLLPDIAYAALVTVVLGISAGFHALNSRRNLLGGTDRPADAGPPTAGTTGADDD